The Porites lutea chromosome 11, jaPorLute2.1, whole genome shotgun sequence genome contains the following window.
CTAATAAATATGTTGAGTGTCTTAAATTATAGCTCCCAGCTTTGTCAAAGGATCAATAAGATTTTACTTAGGAAATTAACTCTAACAAAATTCTCTACACCTTTATTCCCGGCGTTTAATCTACAACTAGACAAATTTTCTATCCgagaaaagagaaattcttaagGAGGGTTATTTGGAAAAAAGTAACCCCCGCAATTATCCTAGGGCAGGGGTGAAAAACATGTTTAAGTAACAAAACAACAGACTTGATTGGTTTAGAACTCTCGACAATGTCACATCATTGTAAAGATTACTGACGAAAGagcaatattttgttttctccTCGACCTTCTGCCTGCAGGAGTTACCATTTTGCCCGAAAAGCGTGGCAAAATAATTGCTGTTTAAGGAATCTATGGACATTGAAGAAGGCCAAAGACCACGCGTAGTCACCGGTGGAATGCAGGGGTACCAAAAATGTCTGCTTATATTCTTGGGGATCGGACTTTTGACCATGGTGATCGTTTTGCCCCTGAGTTTCAGTGGAGTCGAATATTACGAGGTAGGTATTTGCCCAATATTGAATACTTATGTTAAAAATACTACAGCCTAAAAAATCGTTTCGCGGTTGTTAATGTAGCTTTGCTGTGAACTGTAGTATTTATCCGAAATCTGCAGAACGATCGACTGAGCGGACGCCACAAGCACTGCAATTGCATGACACTTGAATTTCAGAGACACTCCCTTACTTGGACCTTGAAGGTCACGCAATACGCACAGCTTACACCCGGCAGGAAGGAAATAGATCAATGTTTGTCAATAGAATGAAAGGAGCTCATTAACACTCTGCCGAAGACACCCTTATAAAAACCGGTGGTTTTCGTCATTGTGAGATCGCTTTGTCTGAGATAGATAGCTGTCACGTATTGTTTTTACTACTTATCTTTGGACAGTCAATTCCTTCCACTTTTTCCTCCAATGATAAACCCTCTTTAAAATAGGCTACGTTTAATAGGTCAAGCTGCATCTGCGTACAACACATTTCTCATTCTTAATTTTCCAGCTGGGAATTAGGAAACAGAAGTCAACTGGGAATATCAAACTGGATAAAGTATACACGGGCGGTCGACACTTGATTGGTCCTGATTATACGTTCAAAAAATTTGAGGCCACAGTGCATTACGAGGAGCTGAAGAAGGTCGAAACCTTTACTAAAGGAACTGCTGATAGTCTTGGCGTGGCAGTCGAGATTACTTGTGCGATGCAGTACTTCCTTCGCCCAGAAGACCTGAAAGATTTACATCAGCAGTACGACTTGTATTACAAATATGGCTTTATTGACTTTTTCCTTGCTTCCTAGCCTGTATTTTGGCGTAGGTCAAGTACGCATGAGCGGTCCAAAGGAGGGTCTGGAGCGAAGAtgaaaacggagagtgagaCTAGGGAGAGGCGCGAAAAAATGTAGGGAGTGTGAGGCTCGTGTGCTTCGCGCGAGGATTTCAGGCTGGCCATCGCGCCTTGAAAACAGATCAGTTCAGAGAAAAagacccgactgttttgcagtcttaTGCGCCCGGCTGCTTGCACCCCTTTCTCTTCTATTGTTACTTAACTAAGGGCCTAAAGCAGTATGCGGTGTCATGATGGGTCGCGTATCAGTGCTGATCGAAttgatttgcgtttttttaCAGGCCTGTGGTTAGAACAACAGCAAATGCAGCCATTAAGGGTCGTGCTGCAGAATTGTCAGTGTCCCAGTTTATTCGTGATAGAGAAACAGTGGAAACGGAACTCTTTAAGGCAGTTAAACTTAGACTTGAAGGTATGTTTATATAGATAAAGACTTTGTGAAGTAAAAATGCACTTGTTTGCGGATTGAAATGACTCTACATCAAGAGATCCCTAATACGACATTATCATCTCTTGCTCTTCTTCGAATTCGAACGTTTAAATGCtgaaggaaattgaaaaaacgATTGTTGCCGTGGCGATCACTCTTGATGAAACGACGATCTTAAAGATTAGAGCGACGATTTAATTGCCATTCCGATTAAGTTTGATAACGTTAGTCGTGCTTTGACGGCAAACAAATCTGTCAAAACGTTTGCTGCA
Protein-coding sequences here:
- the LOC140952094 gene encoding uncharacterized protein, translated to MDIEEGQRPRVVTGGMQGYQKCLLIFLGIGLLTMVIVLPLSFSGVEYYELGIRKQKSTGNIKLDKVYTGGRHLIGPDYTFKKFEATVHYEELKKVETFTKGTADSLGVAVEITCAMQYFLRPEDLKDLHQQYDLYYRPVVRTTANAAIKGRAAELSVSQFIRDRETVETELFKAVKLRLEGTCCLKDCAAKKACVPGCVEYSKCTTSQKGLFVEVRYFQFLDFDIHDDVKKKYFERVKEVEQKQQAQFEQDEKVVRKETERMKNEINNAAAEIAQNSSAQATVILAKAKAEALLKVEKARDTGLSYIYQQLNITKEAQKSAFNYLRTLRGQQNVKLNVGYQTLMARD